The Streptomyces sp. DH-12 genome has a window encoding:
- a CDS encoding M1 family metallopeptidase: protein MRTPRPLSRGVAAALLAVALTACGPGSGTEGAGDSGAGDPYFPKAGNGGYDVTHYDLVLAYDPGDRRLTGTATLDARATDDLTALNLDLQGLDVDAITVDGAGARVRREGQELTVRPRRALDRDARFRIVVRYSGRPGTVTDPDGSQEGWLRTADGAVALGQPVGSMTWFPGNHHPSDKATYTLAVTVPEGLRAVSNGEPAGEETEDGRTTYRWRTPEPMASYLATVAIGRYDVHRGETAGGLPLFTAVDPEQAAASRAAVGLLPEAVEWAERRFGPYPFSSAGAIVERPGDAGYALETQNRPVFPGAPDTALLVHEIAHQWYGDSVTPRTWRDMWLNEGFATYAQWLWEEDHGGDSAQRTFEALYAGTYFPDAGTNAALWSFPPADPPDAAHVSATPVYWRGAMVLHMIRRTAGDEAFGRLLRGWAAEHRHGNASTADFTAYVEKTVPGKDFSRVWEEWLYGDGRPATAS, encoded by the coding sequence GTGCGCACCCCCCGCCCCCTGAGCCGCGGTGTCGCCGCCGCCCTGCTCGCGGTGGCGCTCACCGCGTGCGGCCCCGGCTCCGGGACCGAGGGTGCCGGTGACTCCGGCGCGGGCGACCCGTACTTCCCGAAGGCGGGCAACGGCGGCTACGACGTCACCCACTACGACCTCGTCCTCGCCTACGACCCCGGTGACCGCCGCCTCACCGGCACCGCCACGCTCGACGCCCGCGCCACCGACGACCTCACCGCGCTGAACCTCGACCTCCAGGGCCTCGACGTGGACGCCATCACCGTCGACGGCGCCGGCGCCCGCGTCCGCCGCGAGGGCCAGGAGCTGACGGTCCGGCCGCGCCGTGCCCTCGACCGGGACGCGCGCTTCCGGATCGTCGTCCGCTACTCGGGGCGCCCCGGGACCGTCACCGACCCCGACGGCTCCCAGGAGGGCTGGCTGCGCACCGCCGACGGGGCGGTCGCCCTGGGCCAGCCGGTGGGCTCCATGACCTGGTTCCCGGGCAACCACCACCCCTCCGACAAGGCCACCTACACCCTCGCCGTCACCGTCCCCGAAGGACTGCGGGCGGTCTCCAACGGGGAACCGGCCGGCGAGGAGACGGAGGACGGCCGCACGACGTACCGCTGGCGCACCCCCGAGCCCATGGCGAGCTACCTGGCGACGGTCGCGATCGGCCGGTACGACGTCCACCGCGGCGAGACGGCCGGCGGGCTGCCGCTGTTCACCGCCGTCGACCCGGAGCAGGCGGCCGCGAGCCGCGCGGCGGTCGGGCTGCTGCCGGAGGCCGTGGAGTGGGCGGAACGGCGGTTCGGGCCGTACCCCTTCTCCTCCGCGGGCGCGATCGTCGAACGCCCCGGGGACGCCGGATACGCCCTGGAGACGCAGAACCGCCCCGTCTTCCCCGGCGCCCCCGACACGGCCCTGCTGGTCCACGAGATCGCCCACCAGTGGTACGGCGACTCCGTCACCCCGAGGACCTGGCGGGACATGTGGCTCAACGAGGGCTTCGCCACGTACGCGCAGTGGCTGTGGGAGGAGGACCACGGCGGCGACAGCGCACAGCGCACCTTCGAGGCGCTGTACGCCGGCACGTACTTCCCGGACGCGGGCACCAACGCGGCGCTGTGGTCCTTCCCGCCGGCCGACCCGCCGGACGCGGCGCACGTCTCCGCCACGCCCGTGTACTGGCGCGGCGCGATGGTCCTGCACATGATCCGCAGGACGGCCGGCGACGAGGCCTTCGGCCGGCTGCTGCGCGGCTGGGCGGCGGAGCACCGGCACGGCAACGCGAGCACCGCCGACTTCACCGCGTACGTCGAGAAGACGGTGCCGGGGAAGGACTTCTCCCGGGTCTGGGAGGAGTGGCTGTACGGGGACGGCCGGCCGGCGACCGCGTCCTAG
- a CDS encoding TerD family protein: MAVSLSKGGNVSLTKEAPGLTAVTVGLGWDVRTTTGTDFDLDASAIAVNTQGKVYSDAHFVFFNNKQTPDNTIVHTGDNRTGEGEGDDEAINVNLAALPADIDKIVFPVSIYDAENRSQNFGQVRNAYIRIVNQAGGAEIARYDLSEDAATETAMVFGELYRNGAEWKFRAVGQGYASGLVGIAQDFGVNV; this comes from the coding sequence ATGGCTGTAAGCCTGTCCAAGGGTGGCAACGTCTCGCTCACCAAGGAGGCTCCGGGCCTGACCGCCGTCACCGTGGGCCTCGGCTGGGACGTCCGCACCACCACGGGAACGGACTTCGACCTCGACGCGTCGGCGATCGCGGTCAACACGCAGGGCAAGGTCTACTCGGACGCCCACTTCGTCTTCTTCAACAACAAGCAGACCCCGGACAACACGATCGTCCACACCGGCGACAACCGCACCGGTGAGGGCGAGGGCGACGACGAGGCGATCAACGTCAACCTGGCGGCCCTCCCGGCCGACATCGACAAGATCGTCTTCCCGGTCTCGATCTACGACGCCGAGAACCGCAGCCAGAACTTCGGCCAGGTGCGCAACGCGTACATCCGCATCGTCAACCAGGCCGGCGGCGCCGAGATCGCCCGCTACGACCTGTCGGAGGACGCCGCCACCGAGACCGCCATGGTCTTCGGCGAGCTGTACCGCAACGGCGCGGAGTGGAAGTTCCGCGCGGTCGGCCAGGGGTACGCCTCGGGCCTCGTGGGCATCGCCCAGGACTTCGGCGTGAACGTCTGA
- the arfB gene encoding alternative ribosome rescue aminoacyl-tRNA hydrolase ArfB has protein sequence MCVMSGPHVVRGSVSLPEAELMWRFSRSSGPGGQHVNTSDTQVELRFDLARTEALPEVWKRRALERLAGRLTDGVITVRASEHRSQWRNREAAAVRLAALLAEATAPPPKPRRPTRVPRGINERRLREKKRRGETKRGRSARDW, from the coding sequence CTGTGTGTCATGTCCGGTCCTCATGTCGTACGCGGCTCCGTCTCCCTCCCCGAGGCCGAGCTCATGTGGCGTTTCTCCAGGTCGTCCGGGCCCGGCGGGCAGCACGTCAACACCAGCGACACGCAGGTCGAGCTGCGGTTCGACCTCGCCCGGACCGAGGCGCTGCCCGAGGTGTGGAAGCGGCGGGCGCTGGAGCGGCTCGCGGGACGGCTGACCGACGGGGTGATCACCGTACGGGCGTCCGAGCACCGGTCGCAGTGGCGCAACCGTGAGGCGGCGGCGGTGCGGCTGGCCGCGCTGCTGGCGGAGGCGACGGCGCCGCCGCCGAAGCCGCGGCGGCCCACGCGGGTGCCGCGGGGGATCAACGAGCGGCGGTTGCGGGAGAAGAAGCGGCGGGGGGAGACGAAGCGGGGGCGCTCCGCGCGGGACTGGTAG
- a CDS encoding flavin reductase family protein: protein MSNTPAAPAPITVPPAARHAEGVSNDEFRAAMSRLAAGVVLVTAVEPPLDPDDPGAPAGEDVGMTATAFLSVSLDPPLVLVSLRTGSRMDELLEEQQLWAVSVLSESQRHIAGRFSMKGRVSDRLLFADIPYRRGEYTGAPLVGGASATLECRTEQRVTAGDHTLVIGRVMTAAVPSAEGGPLIHFRGRYRQLG, encoded by the coding sequence GTGTCGAACACTCCCGCCGCCCCCGCGCCGATCACCGTTCCGCCCGCCGCCCGGCATGCTGAGGGGGTGAGCAACGACGAGTTCCGTGCCGCCATGTCCCGTCTGGCCGCCGGTGTGGTCCTGGTGACCGCCGTGGAGCCGCCGCTGGACCCGGACGACCCCGGGGCGCCGGCCGGCGAGGACGTCGGCATGACCGCGACCGCGTTCCTGTCGGTCTCCCTGGACCCGCCGCTGGTGCTGGTCAGCCTGCGCACCGGCTCCCGCATGGACGAACTGCTGGAGGAGCAGCAGCTGTGGGCGGTGTCCGTGCTGTCCGAGAGCCAGCGCCACATCGCGGGCCGCTTCTCGATGAAGGGCCGGGTCAGCGACCGCCTGCTGTTCGCGGACATTCCGTACCGGCGCGGCGAGTACACCGGGGCCCCGCTGGTCGGCGGCGCGTCGGCGACCCTGGAGTGCCGCACCGAACAGCGGGTGACGGCCGGCGACCACACCCTCGTGATCGGCCGCGTGATGACGGCCGCCGTGCCGAGCGCGGAGGGCGGCCCGCTCATCCATTTCCGGGGCCGCTACCGCCAGTTGGGCTGA
- the cdgB gene encoding diguanylate cyclase CdgB, producing the protein METESEPYVRLASLRQLHQAMADMNTARSLADTLQTVADGVVGALGYELACVNLVRPDGDLVVAALAGNAAAEALITGRVGSRESWDRRLTMGERWGDLVFIPHTEGWVLDDDDVPQWYTDGPDPRFEDEWHPSDRLFAPMYAPGPQGGGTSGELIGVLSVDRPRNGRRPGAWGREALQMYAFQAAIAISNARLRSNMQRALVRLEREQQALRASEESFRQAFEYAPSGMAIAEMGGDQHGRILRTNDALCRLLGRPASAMRRYSFSDLVHPEDIGTLLRTSAEGGRAELRLCRRDGTYVWVSLRNSVVADAADGPRFLLTHVEDIEERKRRELQLAHRASHDSLTGLPNSAELRSRLSSRLCSQQPQSALPTAVDPMAPYESFGSHDAAYGPPAFDRGHDFDFPPGSDAYDGYDHHVHTVAPAGDADDGAKGLAVLFCDLDGFKSINDRFGHNAGDAVLIEVARRLSNGVRDGDTVARLGGDEFVILADGLGRADAQDLAVRLRNEIIQPIRAEGRAVRVGASFGIGWAHCGMTADEVLKSADERMYVEKRSRPKQHRRAG; encoded by the coding sequence ATGGAGACCGAGTCGGAACCCTACGTCCGTCTGGCATCGCTGCGACAACTCCACCAGGCCATGGCCGACATGAACACGGCGCGCAGTCTGGCGGACACCTTGCAGACCGTCGCCGACGGCGTCGTGGGAGCCCTCGGGTACGAGCTGGCCTGCGTCAATCTCGTACGCCCCGACGGCGACCTCGTGGTCGCCGCCCTCGCCGGCAACGCGGCGGCCGAGGCCCTCATCACCGGCCGGGTCGGCTCGCGCGAGTCCTGGGACCGCCGGCTCACCATGGGCGAGCGCTGGGGCGATCTGGTGTTCATACCGCACACCGAGGGATGGGTCCTCGACGACGACGACGTCCCGCAGTGGTACACCGACGGGCCCGACCCCCGCTTCGAGGACGAGTGGCACCCCTCCGACCGGCTCTTCGCCCCGATGTACGCGCCCGGACCGCAGGGCGGCGGCACCTCCGGCGAACTGATCGGCGTGCTCTCCGTCGACCGCCCGCGCAACGGCCGCCGGCCCGGCGCCTGGGGCCGCGAGGCCCTGCAGATGTACGCCTTCCAGGCCGCCATCGCGATCAGCAACGCCCGGCTGCGCTCCAACATGCAGCGCGCCCTGGTCCGCCTGGAGCGCGAGCAGCAGGCGCTGCGGGCCAGCGAGGAGAGCTTCCGGCAGGCCTTCGAGTACGCCCCCTCCGGCATGGCCATCGCCGAGATGGGCGGCGACCAGCACGGCCGGATCCTGCGCACCAACGACGCCCTGTGCCGACTGCTCGGCCGGCCCGCCTCCGCGATGCGCCGCTACTCCTTCTCCGACCTGGTCCACCCCGAGGACATAGGCACCCTGCTGCGCACCTCCGCCGAGGGCGGCCGGGCGGAGCTGCGGCTGTGCCGCCGCGACGGCACCTACGTGTGGGTCTCCCTGCGCAACTCGGTGGTCGCCGACGCCGCCGACGGGCCGCGCTTCCTGCTCACCCACGTCGAGGACATCGAGGAGCGCAAGCGCCGCGAGCTCCAGCTCGCCCACCGCGCCTCCCACGACTCGCTCACCGGACTGCCGAACTCCGCCGAACTGCGCTCCCGGCTCTCCTCCCGGCTGTGCAGCCAGCAGCCGCAGAGCGCGCTGCCGACGGCCGTGGACCCCATGGCGCCCTACGAGTCCTTCGGCTCCCACGACGCCGCCTACGGCCCGCCCGCCTTCGACCGCGGCCACGACTTCGACTTCCCGCCCGGCAGCGACGCGTACGACGGCTACGACCACCATGTGCACACCGTCGCGCCCGCCGGGGACGCCGACGACGGCGCCAAAGGGCTCGCGGTGCTCTTCTGCGACCTCGACGGCTTCAAGTCGATCAACGACCGGTTCGGGCACAACGCGGGCGACGCGGTCCTCATCGAGGTCGCCCGCCGGCTCAGCAACGGCGTGCGGGACGGCGACACCGTGGCCCGGCTCGGGGGTGACGAATTCGTCATCCTCGCCGACGGCCTCGGCCGGGCCGACGCCCAGGACCTCGCCGTACGGCTGCGCAACGAGATCATCCAGCCCATCCGGGCCGAAGGGCGGGCCGTGCGGGTCGGGGCCAGCTTCGGCATCGGGTGGGCCCACTGCGGCATGACGGCCGACGAAGTGCTGAAGTCCGCCGACGAGCGGATGTACGTCGAGAAACGATCTCGTCCCAAACAGCACCGACGCGCTGGATGA
- a CDS encoding carbohydrate-binding protein, with amino-acid sequence MTPGNNGASTPEDDDPFGYLYADGQANGAQPPSGGYGYPNSVNRVRPVGSRQYGQQGPAPQAPPQQGAFGRPSAHYAAPETLPGAAPAARSPQPSRGGGGRGGGPNTKGLLIGAIAVVAAVVIGIGIAMISGDDDDKGGNEAGPTPTATQGSSEPSPSASESAEEQFESKPIDAKALHLSPGVTTASDVEGAEADGGIYVTNLNQPGASVTWTVDGIPKDGPYTVFFRYSTADEPQSMTLTVNGKPFGSKLNMDNFANAKDGDFSKGWTKTYAWPTLNEGTNTISLSCGDGDKCNVLLDQLWIKEGQVKG; translated from the coding sequence ATGACGCCCGGCAACAACGGCGCGAGCACGCCCGAGGACGACGACCCGTTCGGCTACCTGTACGCCGACGGGCAGGCCAACGGAGCCCAGCCGCCGTCCGGGGGTTACGGCTACCCGAACTCGGTCAACCGGGTGCGGCCGGTCGGTTCCCGCCAGTACGGCCAGCAGGGACCCGCCCCGCAGGCGCCGCCCCAGCAGGGCGCCTTCGGCCGGCCCAGCGCGCACTACGCCGCGCCCGAGACGCTGCCCGGGGCCGCGCCCGCCGCGCGTTCGCCCCAGCCGTCGCGCGGTGGGGGCGGCCGCGGCGGCGGCCCGAACACCAAGGGGCTGCTCATCGGCGCGATCGCCGTGGTCGCCGCGGTCGTGATCGGCATCGGCATCGCCATGATCAGCGGTGACGACGACGACAAGGGCGGCAACGAGGCGGGGCCCACCCCGACCGCCACCCAGGGCAGCAGCGAGCCGAGCCCGTCGGCGAGCGAAAGCGCCGAGGAGCAGTTCGAGTCGAAGCCGATCGACGCGAAGGCGCTGCACCTGTCACCGGGTGTCACGACCGCCTCGGACGTCGAGGGCGCCGAAGCCGACGGCGGCATTTACGTCACGAACCTCAACCAGCCGGGAGCGTCGGTCACTTGGACCGTCGATGGCATTCCGAAGGACGGTCCGTACACCGTCTTCTTCCGCTACAGCACCGCTGACGAGCCCCAGTCGATGACTCTCACCGTCAACGGCAAGCCGTTCGGCAGCAAGCTGAACATGGACAACTTCGCCAACGCCAAGGACGGCGACTTCTCCAAGGGCTGGACCAAGACCTACGCCTGGCCGACGCTGAACGAGGGCACCAACACCATCTCGTTGTCCTGCGGCGACGGCGACAAGTGCAACGTCCTGCTGGACCAGCTGTGGATCAAGGAAGGTCAGGTCAAGGGGTAA
- a CDS encoding 1-phosphofructokinase family hexose kinase — protein MILTVTLNTALDITYRVPSLRTGASHRVSEVLERPGGKGVNVARVLAALGHEVTVTGFSGGPTGRVLRDRLTEVPRLTDALVPVSGATRRTVTLVDDRSGATTRLDEPGPDITHAEWSAFQEVYADLLASASAVALCGSLPPGVPVGAYAGLVRTARAARVPVLLDTGGEALRRGVAGRPDIIKPNADELAELTGFHEPLRATQDARRRGARAAVASLGAESLLAVTPEGRWSAALPTRLRGNPTGAGDSAVAGLLSALVEHRPWPERLIRAVALSTATVVSPVAGEFDRGAYQELLAKVAVTKEVSAA, from the coding sequence GTGATCCTCACGGTCACGCTGAACACCGCTCTCGACATCACCTATCGCGTCCCGTCCCTGCGGACCGGAGCCTCGCACCGGGTCTCCGAGGTGCTGGAACGCCCGGGCGGCAAGGGCGTCAACGTGGCCCGCGTCCTGGCCGCGCTCGGCCACGAGGTGACCGTCACGGGTTTCTCCGGCGGCCCCACGGGACGCGTCCTGCGCGACCGCCTCACCGAGGTCCCGCGCCTCACGGACGCCCTGGTGCCGGTGTCCGGCGCCACCCGCCGCACGGTGACGCTGGTCGACGACCGCTCCGGCGCCACCACCCGCCTCGACGAGCCCGGCCCGGACATCACCCACGCCGAGTGGTCCGCCTTCCAGGAGGTCTACGCGGACCTGCTGGCGTCCGCCTCCGCGGTGGCCCTGTGCGGCAGCCTGCCGCCGGGCGTCCCGGTGGGCGCGTACGCGGGTCTGGTCCGCACGGCCCGCGCGGCCCGCGTCCCGGTCCTGCTCGACACCGGCGGGGAGGCACTGCGCCGCGGCGTGGCCGGCCGGCCCGACATCATCAAACCGAACGCCGACGAACTGGCCGAACTGACCGGGTTCCACGAGCCGTTGCGCGCCACCCAGGACGCCCGTCGGCGCGGGGCCCGCGCGGCCGTCGCCTCACTAGGCGCGGAGAGCCTGCTCGCGGTCACCCCGGAGGGCCGCTGGAGCGCGGCCCTGCCGACCCGCCTGCGCGGCAACCCGACCGGCGCGGGCGACTCGGCCGTCGCGGGCCTGCTGTCGGCCCTGGTGGAACACCGCCCCTGGCCGGAACGCCTGATCCGCGCGGTCGCCCTGTCCACGGCAACGGTTGTTTCCCCGGTTGCCGGCGAGTTCGACCGCGGCGCTTACCAGGAGCTGCTGGCGAAGGTCGCGGTGACCAAGGAGGTCAGTGCGGCCTGA
- the nagA gene encoding N-acetylglucosamine-6-phosphate deacetylase — protein sequence MAPTKVLTGARVVLPTGTVDGGSVTVEGTRIAGPAPATTAGAAETVDLRGHWLVPGFVDLHNHGGGGMSFAGGTAEDVLEGVRTHLRHGTTTVVASAVTGDLDFLARHAGMLAELAQQGDIAGIHFEGPFISPCRKGAHDETLLRDPDPAEVRKLIDAAHGHARMMTLATELPGGLDSVRLLVEHGVIAAVGHTDATYEQAVAAVDAGATVATHLFNAMPPFGHRAPGPITALLEDERVTVELINDGTHLHPAALQFAFHHAGRDRVAFITDAMDAAGFGDGRYMLGTLEVEVADGVARLVEGNSIAGSTLTLDRAFKRAVTVDGLPVEDVVAAISANPARLLGLDDRIGSLEPGKDADLVVLDDAFELVAVMRKGEWAVAPQLA from the coding sequence CGGGTGGTCCTGCCCACCGGGACCGTGGACGGCGGCAGCGTGACCGTCGAGGGCACGCGCATCGCCGGCCCGGCCCCGGCGACGACGGCCGGGGCGGCCGAGACGGTCGACCTGCGCGGCCACTGGCTGGTCCCCGGCTTCGTCGACCTCCACAACCACGGCGGCGGCGGGATGTCCTTCGCCGGCGGCACCGCCGAGGACGTCCTGGAGGGCGTCCGCACCCACCTGCGGCACGGCACCACCACCGTGGTCGCCTCCGCCGTCACCGGCGACCTGGACTTCCTCGCCCGGCACGCCGGGATGCTGGCGGAGCTGGCCCAGCAGGGCGACATCGCCGGCATCCACTTCGAGGGGCCGTTCATCTCCCCCTGCCGCAAGGGCGCGCACGACGAGACGCTGCTGCGCGACCCCGACCCGGCCGAGGTCCGCAAGCTGATCGACGCGGCCCACGGCCACGCCCGGATGATGACGCTGGCCACCGAGCTGCCCGGCGGCCTGGACTCCGTACGGCTGCTCGTCGAGCACGGCGTGATCGCCGCCGTCGGCCACACCGACGCCACCTACGAGCAGGCGGTCGCCGCCGTCGACGCGGGCGCGACCGTCGCCACCCACCTGTTCAACGCCATGCCGCCGTTCGGCCACCGCGCCCCCGGTCCGATCACCGCGCTGCTGGAGGACGAGCGGGTCACCGTCGAGCTGATCAACGACGGCACGCACCTGCACCCGGCCGCGCTGCAGTTCGCCTTCCACCACGCGGGCCGCGACCGGGTCGCCTTCATCACCGACGCGATGGACGCGGCCGGTTTCGGCGACGGCCGCTACATGCTCGGCACCCTGGAGGTCGAGGTCGCGGACGGCGTGGCCCGGCTGGTGGAGGGCAACTCGATCGCCGGCTCCACGCTCACCCTGGACCGCGCCTTCAAGCGGGCGGTGACGGTGGACGGGCTGCCCGTCGAGGACGTCGTCGCGGCGATCTCCGCCAACCCGGCCCGGCTGCTCGGCCTGGACGACCGCATCGGCTCGCTGGAGCCCGGCAAGGACGCCGACCTGGTCGTGCTGGACGACGCCTTCGAGCTGGTGGCCGTCATGCGCAAGGGGGAATGGGCGGTCGCTCCCCAACTGGCCTGA